In one Gossypium hirsutum isolate 1008001.06 chromosome D09, Gossypium_hirsutum_v2.1, whole genome shotgun sequence genomic region, the following are encoded:
- the LOC107951282 gene encoding deSI-like protein At4g17486 isoform X2: MTEVRLHIYDVTNSGSDKTNSTIVQINKIFKDGIGLGGIFHSAVQVYGEEEWSFGFCEQGSGVFSCPSGKNPMYTYRESMVLGITNSSKLNVNQILQELSREWPGSSYDLLSKNCNHFCDEFCERLGVQKLPGWVNRFANAGDAAIEIAENTALRLRQAKTEIVSASKVAYRFLVGVTSSSSGGNDSPGNSNRGSPRFQAAWFKNIITTGAKPSSSSEIETQGGSGFQNHRLQNSAQTMQQNFQDPQRSP, encoded by the exons ATGACAGAGGTGAGATTACACATATATGATGTGACCAACAGTGGATCGGATAAAACCAACAGCACTATTGTTCAAATCAACAAGATCTTCAAGGACGGAATAGGCCTCGGCGGCATCTTCCACAGCGCAGTTCAG GTTTATGGAGAAGAGGAATGGTCTTTTGGCTTCTGTGAGCAAGGGTCGGGGGTGTTCAGTTGTCCTTCTGGCAAAAATCCAATGTATACATATCGCGAGTCCATGGTCCTTGGAATAACTAACTCTTCAAAATTGAACGTAAACCAGATCTTGCAGGAACTTAGTAGAGAGTGGCCTGGAAGTTCCTATGACTTGTTATCCAAAAATTGTAACCATTTCTGTGATGAGTTCTGCGAAAGGCTTGGTGTCCAAAAGCTTCCAG GTTGGGTAAACCGATTTGCTAATGCTGGTGATGCCGCTATAGAAATAGCAGAAAACACTGCCTTACGG TTGAGACAAGCCAAGACTGAGATAGTATCAGCTAGCAAAGTGGCATATCGTTTTCTTGTGGGTGTTACGTCTAGTTCTAGTGGTGGCAATGATAGCCCCGGCAATTCAAATAGAGGAAGCCCCAGATTTCAAGCAGCTTGGTTTAAAAACATCATCACTACTGGTGCCAAACCATCTAGCAGTTCTGAAATCGAGACTCAGGGTGGCAGTGGTTTTCAGAACCATCGGCTACAGAATTCTGCACAGACAATGCAACAAAATTTCCAAGATCCACAAAGATCACCGTga
- the LOC107951282 gene encoding uncharacterized protein isoform X1 gives MTEVRLHIYDVTNSGSDKTNSTIVQINKIFKDGIGLGGIFHSAVQFSKENILRQYLCGQILGSEVYGEEEWSFGFCEQGSGVFSCPSGKNPMYTYRESMVLGITNSSKLNVNQILQELSREWPGSSYDLLSKNCNHFCDEFCERLGVQKLPGWVNRFANAGDAAIEIAENTALRLRQAKTEIVSASKVAYRFLVGVTSSSSGGNDSPGNSNRGSPRFQAAWFKNIITTGAKPSSSSEIETQGGSGFQNHRLQNSAQTMQQNFQDPQRSP, from the exons ATGACAGAGGTGAGATTACACATATATGATGTGACCAACAGTGGATCGGATAAAACCAACAGCACTATTGTTCAAATCAACAAGATCTTCAAGGACGGAATAGGCCTCGGCGGCATCTTCCACAGCGCAGTTCAG TTCTCCAAAGAGAACATTTTGAGACAGTATCTATGCGGTCAAATTTTGGGATCTGAG GTTTATGGAGAAGAGGAATGGTCTTTTGGCTTCTGTGAGCAAGGGTCGGGGGTGTTCAGTTGTCCTTCTGGCAAAAATCCAATGTATACATATCGCGAGTCCATGGTCCTTGGAATAACTAACTCTTCAAAATTGAACGTAAACCAGATCTTGCAGGAACTTAGTAGAGAGTGGCCTGGAAGTTCCTATGACTTGTTATCCAAAAATTGTAACCATTTCTGTGATGAGTTCTGCGAAAGGCTTGGTGTCCAAAAGCTTCCAG GTTGGGTAAACCGATTTGCTAATGCTGGTGATGCCGCTATAGAAATAGCAGAAAACACTGCCTTACGG TTGAGACAAGCCAAGACTGAGATAGTATCAGCTAGCAAAGTGGCATATCGTTTTCTTGTGGGTGTTACGTCTAGTTCTAGTGGTGGCAATGATAGCCCCGGCAATTCAAATAGAGGAAGCCCCAGATTTCAAGCAGCTTGGTTTAAAAACATCATCACTACTGGTGCCAAACCATCTAGCAGTTCTGAAATCGAGACTCAGGGTGGCAGTGGTTTTCAGAACCATCGGCTACAGAATTCTGCACAGACAATGCAACAAAATTTCCAAGATCCACAAAGATCACCGTga